The Rhinoderma darwinii isolate aRhiDar2 chromosome 9, aRhiDar2.hap1, whole genome shotgun sequence sequence GGCAGAGCACACCAGTCTGCAGATACACTTCTACTTTTGGATAGTAAGAAGAGTAGAATCACGTgtttagacaaaaaaaaacattctatacGGTGATCAGCTTGACAGCGGTTTATGAACAAACATGAATATATTGAATGCACAGTCCAAGCAGACAGTCATATACCTCATGTACTAACAACTTACCCCTCTCTGGGCTCCCCAGTATTGCCGTGGTGGCTGCTGATGATAGGGTTGCGGCCTGGAGTGGTGCATGTACATACGATTGTTGAAGTTCCTTTGTTGCTGGTAGTTTCCTGGGAAGGAAAGAAAGTGAACTATAAGCtaatgttattatgtaatgtaATTACCTCATTTAGTGACTGAAGACTTACCGCCACCGCGCACTCGATCTGTGCGTGCCCGTTTTTGCATGCGACTTCCCCGCTTATCATTGGTAGGTAGCTTTTGGCGCGCTTCCTTTTTAGCCTCAGATACCAGAGAATCAGCTTCTTCCTGGCCAAGCTCTGCATAGACAACATCTTCTAGGAAGTCACTCTTTGTGGGCGTCACAAAATTAGCTGaagagataaatatatatatatacataaagatGTAAGAATTTATGCAATTTCTAAATCTGCCATTGAAGTCACTATTGTAGTTACCACATACCTTTCATTTCCAGAAGAACATAATCAGGAACAATTTCCCCATCTTTCTCCTTGCGAGATTCCAACCGTTTCTTCCATTCCTCATCTTTAAGGACTATTACAACGGCTTTGCGCTGAAAACCCTTAAAACAGTGCATCTTCCTGCGCTGAGCTGAGCTATAGACTGTGCACTGGAAGATAAAATATGGATAAGTAGAATAGAAGCCACAAGGCACGCGGCCTATATATCTAAAATAATGCAGTACAATTCTCACCTGATCAATAATGTAATTCCCCCTTCTGCGGGCAGCCACCGGTATCAGCCTGATAAGACATTGTGTTGCCAACTGCACAAGATTATCTTTAGCTTTTTGGTCCAGCTCCGGGGTATCCAGACCAGCTGTCTGTAAAGAAAGAAGCCAGACTGGCTGATTACGAAAAAGATATTCTCCTGTAATGTTTTCATACAATATTTTGGTTAACAGTAGGGGTACCACTCAGAACAGCAGCTCTAGTGCACTGCTAGAAGAGACAAATTTCAGGGATGACTAAGGCCTTTAAATAGAAAGCAAAAATACACACGGCATGAAAGAAGATTTGGAAGCCGTATAATAAACTAGTTCACTTCATTTCTACACATACCTTTAACTGTGTGATTAATGCTTCTGTAGAAAGGTGCAGGAATTGCTTTTCTGGGTTGTCTTCAATATGTTTTTGGGCCCAAGTGGTTTTGCCAGTGCCTGGGAGACCAATCATCAGTATAACCTGGAAAATAAGAAACATGAGCTGATAAATCTTTAAGTGACATTTTGTATCGTGAACAAGCAGAGTCTGCTAAAGACTGCCCAGCAGATTTCTGTGATAACTAGGTACACACACAATACGGATTACTTTTGGAGATGGCTAGAATCATAACTAAAAGGTTGGAGACCATGAGAAACACACTTGGTGAGACTCACATCTAtcaagcatttatggcatattcacaggacctGACAAATGTTtatgatggaaatacccctttaagcatccGACCTCCTGCAGCCTTTAAGGTATATGCACACAGTATTTAAGCGaagatgaaaagaaaaaaaaacagttactgAATCTGCCTGTCTTCATGGCCGATTTTggatgcagatttaaaaaaaacaaaaaaaaaaacacaacaaaaaaaaaaaaacggtttagGGTGCCGTTTTTGGTGCTTTTCTGTGCCTTCCCATTGTCTCAAATTAATATTTGTGGTGCAGATTCAGGACCAAGACAAGTCGGCAGGCTTTTTTTCCTCAGTGCCGCTGATTTCGTTTCAGTAACCTGAGAAGTCAGCACGGTTTGAGCTTGAAACCAATAGGTGCCAAGAGGAGTTTCCCATACAGACACCGATGCTAGAAAAGCGGAAGAATTGGcactcaaaaaactgtgtgaacctggccttagcaGCACTCAGTTATGCTCCATACCTCACACTCTTCTGTAGTTTTAGGTGGAAGTGGTGTCCTTCTCAGGTCCTCAGACTGGAATTCTTTGACAAATGAGAAACAATCTGGGGGTAGATGCCAGGCTTCTTCCTTTTGTCCAAAGTTAACCTGGAAAGTGCAGCCTTTGCACAAGATATGGGGTAATAGAGCTTGCTCCCCCAAAGCACTTTTATCCACAACAAACGCCTGACCCAAGTCTATACCATTTTTAGAGAATGATATCTCCACCGGGTCAGCTTCAAGGTTCTgtacagaaacaaaaaaaaaaatttttagattataatatatatatattttaagagCAGAACAAACAATTATATACCTCCCGTCATCTTCTAGTTTATTTTGTTCACTTTACCCACTAATAAATGTCATTACATCAAATTTTATGATGCTtgtaaaaagatttaaaaaaaaaaaaaaaaaaggatcagtcaaAACAAAGATACAATTATAGGTTATTAAAGGGGTCTTTCAGGTAAAAACAGAATTCTGGTCCGCAGTTTCAGCCAAATGAAGTGGGCGGGTTactgggagttttttttttcccttccttAACCTCCCCTATACATTCACACAGCCTGAACCCCTCCTACTCTATCCATGCACCCCAAACCTCTCCACGTGCTTCTTCCTGGCGCTGCTTTATTTAGAGGTGTTGGAACTGCACTGCAATGTTCATACAAGTCAGCCCTTTTTTTTACTGTGGTGTGACTGTAACCAAATATTAACAGACCGTGTTCTCACTTACATTACAGAAGTGATATCACTGCATCTGCTAAAATGTGCCAACGTACAGTcaccctgcagaaaaaaaaagtgtctgatGTGTCTGTCTATGCAGTCCCAGCACAACTATATCAAGCTATGCCAAGAAGCAGCAGGGGGGAGAGGTTCGGGGTGCATGGAGGAGGGGGGTTACAGCTGCGTGACTAAACTGCACATGCGGGGAGACCACAAGGAGGAATACACACAAGGAGTGTGATGTATTTAGGTCACACGATAATGTGACACACCGACCAGGGGGGTGTGTTTAGCCCTACGGGACGGGTGGTTGTAACCACTGACTGCCACTAAAACTGCTGGTAAAGCACTTCTGACCAACAGCGCCCATCTATAAGTAGTTATCACTTGTCAATTAAGCACTGAAATGTTATTTtaacctggaaaacccctttaagcctaggtGATACAGGGACTTTACTGTGAGATAAAACAAGCTGACCCCACCAATagagggttaaataaaaaaaatagtgtatgGGGGCCCCCAGACTCTCCACCGACCGCAGGTGCTGGGATAAAAAGATCAGGCAAGTGGGATTTCAGGTGCCAAGTGTCTTGAGAAATAGCGGTGGTTAATAGCCATccgatgtgtatggccagctctaCGCAGGGGTACGTGTCAAACACTGGAGTACTGAGACTTCTAACGCAACCTTGATTCCAAGGCACACGTATTAAAAAACTATTGgcagaaaacaaaaaatactaAGCAAAAGTTTAAACAGTTGAAAGGGTACAGGAAATATGCAGTATTTACAATGTAACCTGACATGCATTGCCCAAGTGTTTATTCACTTTTAAAAGGTTAAAAGAGAATAAACACCTTTGATAATTAGACTATTTCATGCAGAATCATTTTGTTTTAATTTGGCTACAGCAAggtttttttcccacattttttgtTATGCCTCTTTCACCCACTGtcgaggggaggagggggggcgaCTTTAATAAAAACGTCCAAGCCAGCTTTTGTCTGGAGTATCACGAACACAACGTGATTACTACAATTCACTAAGAAAACAAGAGCGCTAAAGGTAAAAACAGAAACTTACAGCCAGACAGCCAATCACATCATTTACTTCAACCGATTCCCCATAGGATTCAAAATGTGTACTGGTGACCTTGAGCCCACGGCTGTCATAAGCAAAGGACAAGTCATCTTCACCTGTAAGACATGACAAGTAGGTGAAGAATAAGCAGCAGCATGATGTTTAGGAGGAGGTAGTAACATGGGGTGCTCAGTTTTACTATAAAAATGTATTGATAGGACAGAGGGGAAGAAAGTATCTGATtacccagctgaggagcagagcgGCTCACAGACCAGCCCACGCGGAGTAAAGGAGATTCAGTACATCCTTCCTTCACAGGCAGATTCTCAGTCACCTACAGAAACAAAACCAGAAAATAAATCAAGATGGGTATACAGACAGCACCTGTGGGGAAAGCTGGTCAGAGCTCTCACAGGGGACATGGAGCATTATACACCGTTCCCACTGAATTCAATATTAGAGGGAGAAATGATCTCTGAAACCACTCTGGCTATCTGCCAATAGGAGACCCCTCTGCAGGAACTCAGAATTCCCAATATAGGGCATATAAAATGGGTTTTCAAACCAGACAACCCTGTTTAAAAGTGACGTAAATAGTATAAAGTGCAGCTCCACTCAATGTTGGAAGGAACGTGGTGAGGTCGGTACTATTCTTCGGATCTGGTTCAGTTGTCCCAAATGGAAAACCATTTTAGGACTAAATCTTTGACATCCATTACATAGTCAGTGGAGTACGGATCTCCAATACACCTCAAGATGCTCTTTTAGAATATATAGATTTCAAAGCTTTTTTTGTACCCTACTTCGGTTTATTTGAATACCGAATAAGTTTTAGTTAATTAAGACATGAAAACCTAGTGCTCATAATATGCACATGCAAATAATGGGATTAACACATGAAGACCTAACATGTCAACCAAAGAGATCATGTACTAAATAGACACAAGGGAGGATCTGCCGACTAGAGACTCAATGTAGGACCATGTATGCTATAGTAAAAACTAAGCTCCACTTCAGGTTAGGAAAGTGATTGTTTAACAAAAAGCTCACCTTGACTTCAAAATAGGCCTTCCCCTTGGTCACTCCATGGGTAGCTCGGGATCCTGACCACAGAGTGGGGAATTTCTCTGAAAACAGAGGTCTACCACCAAAGCGATCCTTATCCATTTTAAACTGCAGATCACAGGTAGCTACAACCAGAGATGGCAAACAATGACTTCACATAGGCAAGGCTAATATACATTGCAGCAAACGCACCATCACCATCGCTacataggaaaaaaatatataaaaaaaaatgcccttgtCTCAACCAAACTCACAAGCCGTTAAAATGGACCACCACAAGTGGcgggcggcgggggggggggggggtttagcttGATGTCAGTTTAGGTTATGAAAAGTTAATGGAGTAGGGCAGAGAAACTTTTGGTAGTTTCCATCAGTGCTATTGAATTTGAATGGAGTGGTAGGGCGCATGCTCAACCCCCGCTTCATTCAAATCTTTCAGGCAGCAGGCTTGCAGCTGGAGGGGAAAAGGGGACACAGAACAACCGTTCTGGCGATGGGTACGGGTCCCAGTGGTAGCACCCCCACCGATTAGTTATCACATGTCCAATGAATAGGTGATAACTTCTAGGaactggaatactcctttaacatATCTAGGAAGTAGTACCTACATTTATCAAGACAAAGTACACTCTCTTCCACTTCATCAGCAGCCTCCTCAGTAGGCACAGGCGATTTGGACCTTAGACAAGAACAGATTTACAATTTTAGCTTTAATAAATGCCAATGTAGTGAGGATCCCAATATGCCACATTATACCACCAAACACTTACATGTGTGTGGAGTGGGAGGAAAATGAATAGTgatacaaatgacattttattgcgtACATGTTTAAAGTAGTTTCCCACTGGTCACTATTCATAGTAGCTCCAAATGTTATAAAACCCAAAAAAGAATCAGCACTTACCTTTTCCTAGGCGATTCAGAGGCGTGCTCCGGCAGTACTCCCAAGTTTTGTTTACAAGTGGCCAGCACATGACTGCCACAGCCAATCAGTTGTCTCAGCGTCCACGTGCCATACTCCTGGCATCACCGCTCAGTGATGGGAGCCAAAAAGGCAGGAACACAGCACGTGACcaccaaggcctctgattggctgcttaTAAACAAAGAACAGGAGTACCGCCGGTGTGTCAGCACTGGGGGAAAGAGtactgattattttttattttagaacattTGAAGGCTTTCATAGTGACTAATATGGCTCCAATATTAATTCCCACAGAAAGATTTCCCGGACTGCAATTCCACCTGGACACGAGGGATACAGATGTAGAGCTACAATAAGGCGGTATTCATCTTACCGACTATAATAGCCTTCTTCTTTATATTCATGATACGTGCGGCCTCGCTGCTCTTCTTCTCGCACCCGCTTCACTCCCTGGCGTCCTGCTCCGGAGTTCTTGGACTGAGGCGGTTTATCCTTTTTGTCCATCCGTCCATCTAATGATGATCGTAAAAACAAGTTAAGCAAATAATGTGCAAACGGCAGAAAATGCATTGTTACCCAAGTGCAAAATAAGCTATTGGACTGGTTACTCCCCACAAAGTGCCCTCACCCTGTAACATTTGGATTTACACCGATGCGTACACAGCTACTACCACATGGATGTGTCCATATACATAGAGCACCAGCCTGAAGTACAATAGATCTCAGAGGGCAGAATGTCAAACTATGAACCCATATTTTTGAAAGAATCTGAAAAACCTTCGTTTATACAGAAGAGTATACAAAATCAAATGACGCCTTGCACATAACCAGTCTGTGCTGCAGGGAGCGCTGTAACAGGTGCTCTCATATTGTGCTCAGGTCACGCCAGGCACAGGAACCCAGCGCTGCTCCTGCCACCTAGTGGTTATTAGAATTGTGTCTCTTCTGTGATCAATTACAACTGCTGATGGTACGTTCATAACGCTCCAACACATGCGTGACTGGAGTTCTGGTTCCACAACAGCTAGAAAGCGATCTCTTTCCTAATCCACTATAATGCAATATTGCAGTCAAGGCAACTAGTGAGCAGACTGTACGGATAATACGGGGAGTACTAACCTCCCGCCTTTTCTGGATTATCCTTCCCCTCGGAGTCCCCGGCCTCCTCTTTCTGCGCTGCTCCATTCAGGTTGCCCGCACTATCTCCAGCAGGTGgagccaccaccatctcctccgcCGGCTGAGCGGCACACTCTTCAGCAGCAGGCACACCTTCCGCTTTAGAGCCGGACTCCTGCTCATTGTGCCCGGTCTCGTCGTCCTCATCCTCTTCAGGCGCGGTTGCAGCTTCGTCGTCGTCTTCCCCCTCCCCGAGATCAAGGGCCCGCTCTTCCTCCGTCTCCTCCTCCATGCTGCCCAGcgctctctcctcctctcctcccaaCATCTCAGAGTCTAGTGCTTCCTGCAACCGATCGCTCAACTCTGCCTTCAGTCCCCGGATATCCAGCCCCCTACGCTGCAGCTCAGCTCGCAGCTCCGTCACTTTCATCCTGCGCGGGTCCAGGCCGCTCATGATGCCGCTGATCACAGATAAAGACACAGGGCGGATGTGCTCTAAACACACAGGAAGTGGACTAGGGTCCAGTGGTCACACCCCGGAAATGGTGGGAAGTGGGCGGTAAGCTAGCGGAAGTGGGCCTTGTCTTTCCTACACACGGAGCATATAGTTCCAGTACACATATCCATGGTATCCGTTAACGGTGAAAGATTTATTAGAACGTCGGTAGCGATCTCTGTCGACAATAATTGACAATTAATAGATATTTGTTCTGGGGGACGTTTCCCTTAACGTTCGCTACACTGATTGGTTAAACTAAGCGGTTTATGCTAATCTGCTGAACGTTTCGTTCTGTGATTAGTCAACCTGATTAGGTGCCCCGTCCCTTGGAGTACATTATTTTCATTGGCTCTTTGTGTCAGATGACCTATTCCCGTGTTCCCGCCCTTTGTGTTTCTTTGATTGACAGCAAGTGTATAGTGACGTTGCAGTGTGTGATTGGTTTCTTATAATTGTAGCAGTTTGATACACTCGGttaatttttattactgtggAATAGCATATTATTATAGGGTGATAAACGTATAATAAATACTCTAttgtaaataattatatatatatatatatatatatatatatatatatatatatatatatataatgctttaTCAAGTGTAGAGCATGTTATGCATACCCCATAGAACCGAGTCAGCCCCCTCCCTCAGTCTGATGCACGGTGAGCGTTAAACAGCCTCTGTGAGATATGAATAAAGTTGTTTGAATTCGGTGTCATGTGATTAGCTACCGGCTGTGCGCAGAGTGGTGTCGGAGCAGCATGTCACTGGGAGAAAACTATGGCTGAGCAGGTAGAGTTTGGCGGCGTCATACCTGTCCCCAACATTAGTGTGTGGTTATGGGCTGTGGATTCACCGACCCCGGACAGCGCTCAGCTGCGTTATTTCATGTTTTTCTTTCTCCTATGGGAAGGCAGGTGACAACCACTCTCTGAACACTTGtggttgtcactttttttttctttatttaactCTCCTCCTTCATTGTTATTCAATGCGGACCCAAGCTGTAGTTCAAAAAGAAAGTTCTACTACTCCCATCTGGCTttccattactgctgtatgattctTTTATATTTACTTGAATTGAAAGAAATTCtccagtaagggcctgttcacatcagcgttggctttccactccgggtttccgtcgggtaaaccccgcaacggaaagtcaagctgaaaccacagcttccgtttccgtcaccattgataacaatagtgacggaaacattgctaatgatttccgttcgtcaccattccggcaggcttCCGGTTTAACGACGgactcaatagcgcagtcgactgtgctattgattctgtcggaaaaacgcaaacctgccagaatggtgacgaacggaaatcttccggaatggtgacgaacggaaaacattagcaatgtttcagtcagcattgataccaatagtgacggaaacggaagctgtggtttcagcttgactttctgttgcagagttcacccgacggaaacctccgacggaaccccggaacggaattccaatggtgatgtgaacaggcccttatgcaTAAACGAACATTGTCAGTATACAGCTCTTGATATTGATGCTCAGGGGTCAAATCTCACCATTTGCCTacgttcgctaggtttctgttttttaacaAGCAAAAGTACTGTCTGCAGCACTTTttgcttctgtgaaaaaaacCGGAAACCTAGCGACTGGAGGCAAATGGAATGCatttgaaacaaaataattaccattgaaatcaatggtaattcttagggtatgttcacacgcagtgaccaaaaacgtctgaaaatattgagctggtttcaggcgaaaacagctccagattttcagacgttttttgcggcattttttactgccgtttttggagctgtttttcaatgaagtcaatgaaaaacgcctccaaaaacgtcccaagaagtgacctgcacttcttctgacgagccgtcattttacgtgccgtattttgacagcgacgcgtaaaataaaggctcgtgggaacagaacattgtaattcccattggaagcaatgggcagatgtttgcaggcgtattgggggcgttttttcaggcgtaagacACCCCAAttgcgtctgaaaacactgcgtgtgaacataccattacggaaacaatgctttccgtttggactctcgttcatatcttcctctgacggaagagagctaCACGGAGCTTAACGCTATTGTGAAAGgagtcgtctttttttttttgcctatatagtgcatCATAGGCCATCATGCTGGGATCTGATAGGTGataatgtaatcctgtagttcacaggaagtccaccacacaggagaaactgacttcctgtctacacatgagagcatgatCTATTCTGGTGGTcaaactgagatcacatgacacatctgcccataatgaaagggttcaaaatgcatggaaacaaatgacactgctagaatactAATTGGGAGTTCACAtaatatgtgcaaaaaaaatatatgaatgaagTGAATTGCGGCCACCTTTCcagtcattctccacctggatccgGGGTCAGGCGGGACTGCAGTCAGATGACCATCGCTTTGAAGTTACGTACGGTCACAGTGTTGGCACGTGCATATATCAGACGTTTATGACATCCTGTGTATACGCCATTAATGTTTAAGTTGGGAAAAACCAACCCTTTTGGTAGACTAAGGAGCCTGTATGGTGGCACATGCAGTCCCTGTTGCTTTATACAAGGGAGCCATTGAAACAGCATGCTGCCCCATGGTTCCTCCCTACGGCACTGCATTACAaagctttttttccaataaaagcaATGCATGTATAGTAGGGCCCcatgtacactatatggacacaccgcagaattcgtccgtaattacggacccattcacttctattgaccacggacaccttcccgtatatatttgctggaaggtgtccgggccgtagtaagcctctgcaaaagataggacatgtcctagcttttgctttttacggtccatTCTCCCATACCTTGTATGGGGGCACAGGCCAAAAATGCAGGTGGCTGTCTGCGGCAGGCGTGCCTGTAGTCGCagacagtgattacgggcacggccatgtgcatgaggcctttatcattgaattcaggcgttttattcagtcccattgtaacaggtgtataaaatcaagtacctagccatgcagtctgcctttataaacatttgtgaaagaatgagtcattctaagggtatgttcacacgtagagtgaaaaacgtctcaaaatacggagctgttttcaagtgaaaacagcccctgattttcagccgttctttttgagcaactcgcgtttttcgcagcgttttttacagccgtttttggagttgttttcattggagtctatgagaaaacggctccaaaaacgttccaagaagtgtcctgcacttctttgacgaggctgttattttacgagccgtcttttgacagcgacgcgtaaaatgacaggtcgtcggcacagtacatcgtaagcctaagggtatgtgcacacgacctattttcagatgtaatggaggcgatttacgcctgaaaagacggctccaatacgtcggcaaacatctggccattgcttgcaatgggtcttacgatgttctgtgcagacgaggtgtaatgttacgcgtcgctgtcaaaagacggcgcataaatttCCGCCCGCGTCaccgaagtgcaggacacttcttgggatgtttttggagccgtttttcattgactccaatgaaaaacagctccaattaagtCCGTAAAAGACAGCGATAAacacgagtacatgcaaaaacgtctgaaatgcaggagctgttttcgtctaAAAACgttgcgttgtcgtgtgaacatacgcttaggctctgttcacatctcgttttttccC is a genomic window containing:
- the HNRNPUL2 gene encoding heterogeneous nuclear ribonucleoprotein U-like protein 2 — protein: MSGLDPRRMKVTELRAELQRRGLDIRGLKAELSDRLQEALDSEMLGGEEERALGSMEEETEEERALDLGEGEDDDEAATAPEEDEDDETGHNEQESGSKAEGVPAAEECAAQPAEEMVVAPPAGDSAGNLNGAAQKEEAGDSEGKDNPEKAGDGRMDKKDKPPQSKNSGAGRQGVKRVREEEQRGRTYHEYKEEGYYSRSKSPVPTEEAADEVEESVLCLDKSTCDLQFKMDKDRFGGRPLFSEKFPTLWSGSRATHGVTKGKAYFEVKVTENLPVKEGCTESPLLRVGWSVSRSAPQLGEDDLSFAYDSRGLKVTSTHFESYGESVEVNDVIGCLANLEADPVEISFSKNGIDLGQAFVVDKSALGEQALLPHILCKGCTFQVNFGQKEEAWHLPPDCFSFVKEFQSEDLRRTPLPPKTTEECEVILMIGLPGTGKTTWAQKHIEDNPEKQFLHLSTEALITQLKTAGLDTPELDQKAKDNLVQLATQCLIRLIPVAARRRGNYIIDQCTVYSSAQRRKMHCFKGFQRKAVVIVLKDEEWKKRLESRKEKDGEIVPDYVLLEMKANFVTPTKSDFLEDVVYAELGQEEADSLVSEAKKEARQKLPTNDKRGSRMQKRARTDRVRGGGNYQQQRNFNNRMYMHHSRPQPYHQQPPRQYWGAQRGSYQNFYDRYSDQQTRYYGQQSYRPQNRGQWQNYNDRAQYWDYYGYRGYR